The sequence TTAAACAATCGAGGATAGACGGGCAAGTTATACGAACTGTCTGCCGCACAGAACATGTAGAGGGTTCGACCATAGTAGTACTTTTCCCGGTAACTATAAGAACCGTAATCGGCGTCAGGATCTGAAAACTGGCGATCACAGGAACACTTCCAAATTCCCGTTTTCCTACAATCGCAGAGAAATTCCCCAGTGTCCACCGGGGTACCATCGCCAATGACGCTTAACAATTGGGTATTTCCTAATAGCCCTTTGGTCGCAGAGAGCAACACGAATAGCGTTTGAAAGAGCTCTTGGAGTCGATCATGTGCCTTGGATGCGTAGTGGATCTGGTTAGAGCGAAGGGCACGTTTCACAAGCTTTTCCGTAATCTTTGGGTTTTTGGGTTCCTGCTTCTCATTCTTTTTCCCTTTCTTTCTCGGCTTTCGAAGCTTGCGTTTCATCCTCTTGGTCAGATAAGGAGAATCGGCCATCCAGAGACGGTGGAAAAAGTCGCAGAACGTACCGACACCCGGCGTCTTTCCGGGGGAAAATCCGCTGAGAATGGCATAGACCGGAGTAATTCTCATGGTGTAGATCCATTGATCTACACTCAAGTGAAGCTTGGTCATCAACAATGTGCTTCGAAGAAGATTAGCTGGATCATGAGGTTTCCTTCCTTGGGATTTCGTTGAGTAACGGTCCTTCATGAGCAGAGCTGTAGGAGACAGATCCATGGAAGTCATCCAGAGAATGGTTTCCACAAAGAAGTCTTGTAGAAAGTGGATCGAATCTCCATAGTGTTCATTTAACGTTTGAGTCACAAATTGTAGATAGTCATGATGAGAACGCGCAGTAGGAATCATGGCAATCACCCCATCGTCCGTAGTAGGCAGTACACCTTCCCGGCAATTTTGTAGGGTGTTGGTTTTGTCAAGAGGAAAATTTGTTCTCACCTCCTTTTTGGAGGTGAAACAATAAAAGGCCCTAGTCAAAAGACTAGAGCCATCAAGGAAAATTTAATTCCGAGAGTCTTAGATCATCCTAGAGAGGTGCCCAAAATACCAATAAATATATAAAACGTCACCAATGGAAGCACCATTTGGGGTGTACTAAACCGGTATATTTAATAGTTTCGGTAGCGCTAATGAAATCTCCGGTATAAAAGTAACCAATAGTAATACAACAATCATAACCACAATCCAAGGGAATATCGCTTTAACGAGATCATCAAATTTAATATGACTTATCTTACTAGCCATAAATAAGTTGGCTCCAAGAGGTGGCGTAATAAAACCAATCGATAAATTAAGAATCATGATTAGTCCGAAATGTATGGGATTTACATCCAAAGCCATAACAATAGGAAGAAGTATAGGTGTAAGAATAATAATAGCAGAATTGGTTTCCATAAATGTCCCAACAATGAGTAGAAGAATTGTAATCAATATTAATATTATGATTTTGTCTGTAGTGATATTTAAGATAAAGTCAGCAATTGTAATCGGCACTTGTGTGATGGTAAGGATACGACCGAATCCTGCTGAAATCCCAATAATAACAATCACTGCGGCACATAATAAACAGGCGTTAA is a genomic window of Ammoniphilus sp. CFH 90114 containing:
- a CDS encoding DDE transposase, encoding MIPTARSHHDYLQFVTQTLNEHYGDSIHFLQDFFVETILWMTSMDLSPTALLMKDRYSTKSQGRKPHDPANLLRSTLLMTKLHLSVDQWIYTMRITPVYAILSGFSPGKTPGVGTFCDFFHRLWMADSPYLTKRMKRKLRKPRKKGKKNEKQEPKNPKITEKLVKRALRSNQIHYASKAHDRLQELFQTLFVLLSATKGLLGNTQLLSVIGDGTPVDTGEFLCDCRKTGIWKCSCDRQFSDPDADYGSYSYREKYYYGRTLYMFCAADSSYNLPVYPRLFKASRHDSVSWICGYRELRHWYKSWKMGEAILDSAHDAFPIYTLLEQDEVAAIIDLNRRGSGKWVYNEMEIGSDGVRICPIRRKMNKWGKCSGRHRTKWRCPAKVGKWECPHPCSPSDYGRTFYTSTKDNPRLFPRIRRDSKEWRERYALRTGVERCIKRQKVDYKLEASRGRSSRHWTIRVYLIAMCQHADAWL